In Vibrio quintilis, the DNA window AGATCGATCAGGCTGTCACCTGTATTACAGCTTTTGTTTTTGCTTTTAACTTTTTCAGTATTTGCGTGATTAATTGTACCTTCAACTTTGATGATAATTGGAGTATCAGCAGAAGCACGGTTACATAATGCAGCGTTAATTTCTGTCCCTGTTGTCGCATGGACGACTTTGCCGCCTTTACCACCAGTTGTGCCACCATTTTGAGCCGCATAACCATCGGCAGCCAGTACAGAGCTTGAAGCCATACCAAGTGCAGCAGCAACAACAACAGATAAAATATGTTTATTGTTCATTATATTTATTCCTTAGATACGAAACTATTTAAATGTAAGAGTTTTTTATTTTATTTATTTAGAGCTTTTATTCATTTATGTATGAATAGTTCATTTAGCCAATGATTGTCAGTAATTACGTGTTCTTAATTCTCCTTTCTTAATATTTGAAAATCCAGCATTCTGATGTGTAATATATATCAAGAGAATGCTATCTGATTCATCTATTAAAATGAAGTGTCATTAAATATGAAACGCCATTTCTATTTGAGATAAACTTAACACGAAATCTGTGGAATGCAGATTGATTTTTTTATGATTGACGGTATAAATCATGTGTATGTTGTTAAAATACTAAGTCGTTCTATGTTTTGTTTATTTTTAATAATATTATTGAAGTTTATATGGTGAGTTAAAGAGATCTATATATTGTGCTTGTGTTCTGTATAAATAAAATATGTTGTTCAATAAATAAGCCTGCTCAATAGTAATAACTCGGGTAACAAAGTAAGAGATATTCATTTATTGATTCGTTGTTTTAATAATGAGATGTGTGCTTATATACCCAAGCAGCCTGGATCATGCATCTTCAGGTTGCCTGGGTATATATTTGTAAAGATGAAGGGACGATATGCTGATAACTGGCGGGAGAAAAATGTCTGGTGCGCAAATGTTGCAGCTGAGGTTGCTGCAACATCTTACCTGTCAGGTGTAAAAAAGGAAGTTTATAGAACAAGCCCGGCGATGGCGGCAGAGAGTAAGCTGACCAGCGTTGCACCATAAACCAGACGGAAGCCAAACCGGGATACCGTATTTCCCTGTGACTCATCAACCCCTTTAATTGCACCAGCCACAATACCGATTGAGGCAAAATTAGCAAATGAGACTAAAAAGACCGATAAAATACCAAGCCCACGTTCAGTGAATTGTGCCGCGGCTTTTTGCAGTTCCAGCATGGCAACAAATTCGTTAGAAACTAATTTGGTTGCCATAATACTGCCCGCGTGTAATGCATCCTGTTCCGGAATACCAATCACCCATGCCAGAGGATAGAAAACATAGCCCATCAGTTCCTGAAAGCTGATCCCGAAAATAGCGGAGAACATGGCATTCATTGCAGTGATGAGGGCAATAAATCCAATCAGCATTGCCGCTACAATCATTGCGACCCGGAAACCTGCGAGAATATAGTCGCCCAGCATTTCAAAGAAACTCTGATTTTCATGCAGGTGACTTAACTGCGGTTCTGGCTCATCATCCGGGTGATAAGGGTTAATCAAAGACAATACGATGAATGTACTGAACATATTCAGAATAATGGCAACGACAACATAGCGGGGATCAAGCATTGTCATATAGGCACCAACAATTGACATCGATACTGTCGACATCGCTGTTGCTGCCATTGTATACATCCGGCGGGATGACTGTTCACCAATAATGCCTTTATAAGCAATAAAGTTTTCAGACTGGCCGAGTAACAGGGAGCTGACCGCATTAAACGATTCCAGTTTTCCCATGCCATTCACTTTGGACAAGAGCGTACCAATCATCCGGATGATTAAAGGTAATATTTTGAAATGCTGTAAAATACCAATCAGGGCGGAAATAAAGATAATAGGGCATAAAACGTTTAAAAAGACAAAGGCCAGCCCTTGTTGACTCATATTACCGAAGACAAAATTACTGCCTTGGGCAGCAAATTTCATCAGCTGATCAAAAAAACCGGCAACAGATGTGACAGCATACAATCCGGCTTCAGAGTGGAGCATAAACCATGCGACTGAAACCTCGATTACCAGAAGTTGCAGAATATATCTTATCCGGATACTTCTGCGGTCATAGCTGACAAGCAGCGCAAGTAATGTGACGACAAACAGCGTCAGTATAAAATGCATAACAGATTGCATATCGGCGTGTGTTCCTTTTATTCATGGCGAGTAAACCAGGCTGATCATACCGGCTACACCTCGTTAATGATAGGCTTGTCACTTAATTTGTGTAATATTGTTGTGTGTTTCACGCAAAATGCGAATACATTTTTATTTTGCAAAGAATATATGAGTTTATCTGCAATAAGATGTTTTGATGAGAAACGAGAAACTAATAATATAGATAAAAATCAATGAGTTAAAAAAATTACAAAAGTTGGCATGGAAACTGCTTTATTTATAGTGACCCTTTTAAGCCGAGGGTCACCTAGCCAACTGACGTTGTTAGTGAACCTATTTTGTTCATATTGATAGCCAATTACTTTATTGTAATTGGCTTTTTTGTGGATAGAAAACCCCCAGCTAGGCTGGGGGTTCCGTAAAGCTTACAGCTATAAGTCAGTTATAAAACCCCTTTCAATTTGTTAGAAATATCTTGTGGTCTGGCAACTACAAGAGTTAAACAAAAATTGAAAGGGGGTCCCAATGGGGGACGAAAAAAGCTTAGCGCACACTCGATGGAATTGTAAATATCACATAGTATTCGCCCCGAAATATAGAAGGCAGGTGTTCTATGGTGAAAAACGCAGAGCAGTTGGTGAAATACTGCGAAAATTATGTGAATGGAAAAATGTGAACATTGTTGAGGCAGAATGCTGTGTAGATCATGTCCACATGCTTTTGGAAATACCACCAAAGATGAGCGTTTCAGGATTTATGGGGTATCTAAAAGGAAAAAGTAGCTTGATGTTATATGAGCAATTTGGAGATTTGAAGTTCAAATATCGTAATCGTGAATTTTGGTGTCGAGGTTATTATGTGGATACGGTAGGTAAAAATACCGGCAAGATCCAAAATTACATCCAACACCAGTTAGAACAGGATAAATTGGGAGAGCAGCTGTCGATCCCATATTCAGGTAGCCCGTTTACGGGCCGTAAGTAATAGTAATATGCAAATGTCAGATCACTATGCGCCTGCTAGGGCGCTGCTGGTAGGAGAGCCTTATAGGCGCATATGAAAAACCTCCGGCTATGCCGGAGGATTCTTTTTTTTTATGCATTTTCTGCTTGCTTCCTGAACCACTTAAGGTCGGATTACTCTAACGATCAATAAGCTCAAATTATCTGATGGATCTTCTGAAAGTGTGGAGAGGGTTAAATATAAGTAAAATTAATCATTTAACTTTAACCATATAGTTATCTTTATTAATTTGTTGGGGAATTGATTCGATTTCGTTCTCATAATATACAATTGCTCCTTTTTTGATCGATTTATTTTGTTACCTTCGCTTTGTTTGGTTATGCGATTGGTTGATATGAGTTTCATGTTGACCAGGATGAGATTAACCAGATTTCCTCCCCCATTAACAAAAAGTGAAGGATAGATATGAAGCTTTTATCTACGACTCAAAGCCTGATCTGCGGTTTAGGAATTGCATTTGCATCCTCTGCTAATGCAGGCTTTTCATTAAAAACAGACAGTAACTTTTATACAGTTGATACCAATGCCGGTGTGGTCTTTAGTATCCGCAGAACAGATAATAATTCGAGTACCCAGTCTGCGGGAGATATCGCATCTTTAAAAATTAATGGCAAAGAATTTCAGAATCAGTCCCGTGGCTCTCAAATCAATGCTGGCTTTGACTGGCTGTATAAAAATACCTCTGATGTGAATGTCAGTGCGTCTAAAATTGGTTCTGACTACATTAAAATTACCGTCAAAGCCGGAAAACTGACGCATTATTATATGGCGCGCAAAGGATATCCGGATATTTACATGGCGACTTATTTTACCAGCGAACCGGATGTTCATAATCACGTACGTTATATCCTGAGAATGAAGCGTGACCAGCTTCCTGATGGCCCGGTACCGTCAGATATTTCTAAAACCAAATCAACCGTTGAAGCAAAAGATATTTTTTCTCTGAGTAACGGTGAAACCCGTTCCAAACATTATTCCAATCAACGTCTTAAAGACTGGAAATACATTGGGGCGAAAGGAAATAATGTCGGGATCTGGGTCGTCAGGGATGATATGGAAGGCAGTTCCGGCGGGCCTTTTTATCGTAGCCTGCTGAATCAGGGAACGGAAAATGATCAGGAAATTACCTACATCATTAATTATGCTCAGGCACAGACTGAAAGCTACAGGTCCGGGATCCTCAATCACTATACATTAGTGGTGAATCAGGGACAGGCGCCATCAACCGATATTGATACCAGCTGGTTCAGTAAGATGGGATTAAGCGGTTATGTTGCTGACAGTAAACGGGGCCGGGTTTCCGGTGTCGGAATCAATAACCGGAATACCGACTACGATTACACGGTTGGCTTTTCGAACAGCAAAGCACAGTATTGGGCGGATGCGAATGTTGCCAGTGGTTACTTCAGTAAAGATCATATGCTGCCCGGCACTTATGACATGACTATTTATAAAAATGAACTGGCGGTTGATAAACGGCAGGTGAAAGTAACAGCAGGAAATACGACGGTCTTAAATACGATTTCAGTTGACAATGATCCGGGTAATGATGGCGTCATCTGGCGGATTGGTAAATGGGATGGCTCGCCGCAGGAGTTTTTAAATGGCAGCAAGCTGACAACCATGCACCCGTCTGATGTGCGGTTGAGTGACTGGGATGCATCGAACTTTATTGTGGGCAGCAGCCGGACCAACAGCTTCCCGGCTTATATCTGGAAAGATGTGAATAACGGTCATGTGATTTATTTCCGCCTGAATAAGTCTCAGCGGGAAAAAGCACATACATTGCGCATCGGGATTACAGATGCACTTTCCGGCGGTCGTCCCCGGATCTCAGTAAACAACTGGAGTTCGAAAATTCCGGCGGCTTCTGAGCAGCCTGAAACCCGAAGCCTGACAACCGGCAGTTACCGGGGCAACAATACCACATTTGAATATACGATTCCGGCCAGTGCATGGAAAACCAGTGACTCAGAATGGAACAGTCTGGTCGTTAATGTGGTGAGTGGCATGACTTCATCGGGTTACCTCTCTCCGGCCGTGAGTGTGGATGCGATTGATTTACTGAAATAATCATCTGTCCTGTAAATCAAAATCACCGTCATATCTGTCCCGGAAAGGGGGGGCGGTGATTTTCTGATATGAATTCAGGGTGAGTTTGTGCGGTAAGTGCCCGGACATATAATCAATAAAAACTCTGAGCCGGGCCGGCATATATTGTGTTTGAGCGTATTGCATCACGACCGCCCCATGATAACTGCTTTTGATGGTCCAGCTTGTCATCAACTGTTCTACTTCTCCGGCAGCCAGTGCTTCCTGAATCACAAAATCATGGAAAATACCAATGCCCAGACCGTGTTTGACGCCATTAAGCCGCAGCTGCGAGTGGTTGACGGCATATCTTCCCGTGACCGTAATGGTATGAGATTCACCCTCACGCATGAAGGTCCAGATATGATCTTTACTGTGTTCTGCCAGATACAGGCAATCATGACTGATCAGCTCTGTCGGATGCTGTGGGTTACCATAAGTCTGAAGATATTCAGGGCTCGCGCACAACACAAGATTGGTTTTTCCCAACTCTTTCATCACCAGGTTCTCATCGGGTTGATCTGTCAGGCGAAACGCAATATCAATGTGGTTTCTGAATAAATCGATCGGCCCATCCACAGAGCGTAATTTTAGCTGAATGTCCGGATATTGTTTTAAAAACGGCACGACAAAAGGTTGTAATACGGAATTCAAAAATGCTTCAGGTGCCGCGACGGTTAAAGCGCCTGACGGGCGTTGGTGATCGGTTGCTGAGAGTTCAACCGCATGCTGTGCGGCATTCAGCATTCGT includes these proteins:
- a CDS encoding rhamnogalacturonan lyase B N-terminal domain-containing protein; the encoded protein is MKLLSTTQSLICGLGIAFASSANAGFSLKTDSNFYTVDTNAGVVFSIRRTDNNSSTQSAGDIASLKINGKEFQNQSRGSQINAGFDWLYKNTSDVNVSASKIGSDYIKITVKAGKLTHYYMARKGYPDIYMATYFTSEPDVHNHVRYILRMKRDQLPDGPVPSDISKTKSTVEAKDIFSLSNGETRSKHYSNQRLKDWKYIGAKGNNVGIWVVRDDMEGSSGGPFYRSLLNQGTENDQEITYIINYAQAQTESYRSGILNHYTLVVNQGQAPSTDIDTSWFSKMGLSGYVADSKRGRVSGVGINNRNTDYDYTVGFSNSKAQYWADANVASGYFSKDHMLPGTYDMTIYKNELAVDKRQVKVTAGNTTVLNTISVDNDPGNDGVIWRIGKWDGSPQEFLNGSKLTTMHPSDVRLSDWDASNFIVGSSRTNSFPAYIWKDVNNGHVIYFRLNKSQREKAHTLRIGITDALSGGRPRISVNNWSSKIPAASEQPETRSLTTGSYRGNNTTFEYTIPASAWKTSDSEWNSLVVNVVSGMTSSGYLSPAVSVDAIDLLK
- a CDS encoding NupC/NupG family nucleoside CNT transporter, yielding MQSVMHFILTLFVVTLLALLVSYDRRSIRIRYILQLLVIEVSVAWFMLHSEAGLYAVTSVAGFFDQLMKFAAQGSNFVFGNMSQQGLAFVFLNVLCPIIFISALIGILQHFKILPLIIRMIGTLLSKVNGMGKLESFNAVSSLLLGQSENFIAYKGIIGEQSSRRMYTMAATAMSTVSMSIVGAYMTMLDPRYVVVAIILNMFSTFIVLSLINPYHPDDEPEPQLSHLHENQSFFEMLGDYILAGFRVAMIVAAMLIGFIALITAMNAMFSAIFGISFQELMGYVFYPLAWVIGIPEQDALHAGSIMATKLVSNEFVAMLELQKAAAQFTERGLGILSVFLVSFANFASIGIVAGAIKGVDESQGNTVSRFGFRLVYGATLVSLLSAAIAGLVL
- the tnpA gene encoding IS200/IS605 family transposase, which produces MGDEKSLAHTRWNCKYHIVFAPKYRRQVFYGEKRRAVGEILRKLCEWKNVNIVEAECCVDHVHMLLEIPPKMSVSGFMGYLKGKSSLMLYEQFGDLKFKYRNREFWCRGYYVDTVGKNTGKIQNYIQHQLEQDKLGEQLSIPYSGSPFTGRK